In Streptomyces hawaiiensis, one genomic interval encodes:
- a CDS encoding peptidoglycan-binding protein — MEPPNGHPCPECGAPRQRDNTPACACTHRASEALRDARTAQAAAAEDFDPLRIRPYVEIDGGPSGADADEGQPSSPAAATSPPCPGEPVRASEAAPATPSPSVPPADSAEATPYASRTAAAATPSQTRPGVPGPPGADAAGRAQQPPEVSLPEHPHAEDPGPTPRGTPATSATPPHRNAPQSPTGTPRLPEAPHTQPPGPTAQGTPDSAAADISATAPHQGNPQTPAGTPRQPGTGPAKAPQGQGPAADSTTGRASAAGTGVSLPHGAGPRPGNAAQPPSPADATMPLRPVDPDATAVLPAAPATSVIPTPLAPAAAEPSVTDLRLFDGTVGAGRGTPEAGEAGARRSGRRRRTLLIAAAGACVAVVAAAGYASGLFSYESPSRDTALPDDIRASVPDAPPSSAASTPPQGSASSAPPAPAAPRPSPSRTGSPSASPSPSAPSASASPSQSPSPSASQPSATATGPGQAAPDNGRQKAGPTVLRLGDRGPEVSELQLRLRQLYLYDDDTDGTFDDRLEEAVRTYQWSRGIQVDDLGVYDRETRAKLESETREP, encoded by the coding sequence GTGGAACCGCCGAACGGCCACCCGTGCCCGGAGTGCGGCGCACCCAGACAGCGGGACAACACCCCCGCCTGCGCCTGCACCCACCGCGCCTCCGAGGCCCTCCGCGACGCCCGTACGGCCCAGGCGGCGGCAGCGGAGGACTTCGACCCGCTGCGGATCCGCCCGTACGTGGAGATCGACGGCGGGCCCTCCGGGGCGGACGCCGACGAGGGGCAGCCTTCCTCACCGGCCGCGGCGACGTCGCCCCCGTGCCCGGGGGAACCGGTGAGGGCATCCGAGGCCGCCCCGGCCACGCCGTCCCCCTCCGTCCCCCCGGCCGACTCCGCCGAGGCCACCCCGTACGCTTCCCGCACGGCCGCCGCGGCCACGCCCTCGCAGACACGCCCCGGCGTCCCGGGGCCGCCCGGGGCCGACGCCGCAGGCCGCGCGCAGCAGCCCCCCGAGGTCTCGCTGCCGGAGCACCCGCACGCCGAGGACCCCGGGCCCACGCCCCGAGGCACACCGGCCACCAGCGCTACGCCCCCACACCGGAACGCCCCACAGTCACCCACGGGCACCCCCCGACTGCCTGAAGCACCGCACACCCAGCCCCCCGGGCCCACGGCCCAAGGCACACCGGACTCAGCCGCAGCGGACATCAGCGCCACGGCCCCGCACCAGGGCAACCCGCAGACCCCCGCAGGCACCCCCCGGCAGCCCGGCACCGGCCCCGCGAAGGCCCCACAGGGCCAAGGGCCCGCAGCCGACAGCACGACGGGCCGGGCCTCGGCCGCCGGCACCGGTGTCTCGCTCCCGCACGGCGCGGGCCCACGCCCCGGGAATGCCGCTCAGCCGCCCTCCCCCGCCGACGCCACCATGCCTCTGCGCCCCGTGGACCCGGACGCGACCGCCGTACTGCCCGCCGCCCCCGCCACCTCGGTGATCCCGACCCCCCTGGCCCCTGCCGCGGCCGAGCCGAGCGTCACCGACCTGCGCCTGTTCGACGGCACGGTGGGGGCGGGTCGCGGCACGCCGGAAGCGGGCGAGGCCGGTGCGCGAAGGTCCGGACGACGGCGCCGGACCCTCCTGATCGCCGCCGCCGGTGCCTGTGTCGCCGTCGTCGCGGCGGCGGGGTACGCGAGCGGGTTGTTCTCCTACGAGAGCCCGTCCCGGGACACCGCCCTGCCGGACGACATCCGGGCGAGCGTGCCGGACGCCCCGCCGAGCAGCGCGGCGTCCACACCCCCGCAGGGCAGCGCCTCGTCGGCTCCCCCGGCCCCGGCCGCACCGCGGCCGTCGCCGTCCCGCACCGGGAGCCCGTCCGCCTCGCCGTCGCCGTCCGCGCCGAGCGCCTCGGCGAGCCCGTCGCAGTCGCCCTCCCCGTCGGCATCGCAGCCGTCCGCCACGGCGACCGGCCCCGGGCAGGCGGCCCCGGACAACGGCCGCCAGAAGGCCGGGCCCACCGTCCTGCGGCTCGGCGACCGCGGCCCGGAGGTCTCCGAACTCCAGCTCCGCCTGCGCCAGTTGTACCTGTACGACGACGACACCGACGGCACCTTCGACGACCGGCTCGAGGAGGCGGTCCGCACCTACCAGTGGTCACGCGGCATCCAGGTGGACGACCTCGGCGTCTACGACCGGGAGACCCGGGCGAAGCTGGAGTCGGAAACCCGGGAGCCGTGA
- a CDS encoding bifunctional glycosyltransferase 87/phosphatase PAP2 family protein yields MVNADHGGRPAEGFGATATGGVRTRLRVVRLGLWLIAALLAARQVTVVLATPRGERLTDLETWVGPNGVLHVNGSLYDSTRFTGTPFGGLALKPLTRSAEQALGWGWTFGTLLLVVALGLTAARALPQPVSRRTALVAAPVAISLLMLSLPVRNTLWLGQTSIIPVLLVLLGCFAAHGQRTSGLLIGVAAALQPTLLLFTPLLWFTGRRRAALATGVTFAACTGLAWAAMPHDSYRYWVHHMAGVGLGGPADDLANQSLHGALLRLGLNGPLEVALFLSLGAAVAVLALRRAVRYFRDGQLLLAVAITGCAALVVSPTAWQHQLLWVLLAVPGRVGRRASDRYVWPVTVVLVMTLPAKMILPDMASLTSLRDNVVVLAALAAATAVPFLSRTSPYYRSPLPVAYAPAVPARWRHVPLVPALRRVLTRPNLLLELLLLRVTYAAYSKVRLAATGGSNSAGRAEAEEHGRQIHDLERALRLDIEHWVNHTVVGIDWLRDFFDHYYTSFHFVVPLAVLAVLYGRRPGDYRWARSALGFATLLALVGFWLYPLAPPRLMPTLGFIDTVHGTQDFTQPDYGTLTALTNQYAAMPSLHFGWALWCGLVIAVLAQRWWTKALGLLHPLCTACAIVATANHWVLDAAGGALVVAVGFGLTHLLQGPRARTVTAAAEVSSGSSDLRKDRTPS; encoded by the coding sequence GTGGTGAATGCGGATCACGGCGGACGACCGGCGGAAGGCTTCGGAGCGACGGCCACCGGTGGGGTCCGCACACGCCTGCGCGTCGTCCGCCTCGGGCTGTGGCTGATCGCCGCCCTCCTCGCCGCCCGGCAGGTGACCGTCGTCCTCGCCACCCCGCGCGGTGAGCGGCTGACGGACCTGGAGACCTGGGTCGGGCCGAACGGCGTCCTGCATGTGAACGGCTCGCTCTACGACTCGACCCGCTTCACGGGCACCCCCTTCGGCGGCCTCGCCCTCAAGCCCCTCACCCGTTCGGCCGAACAGGCCCTCGGCTGGGGCTGGACCTTCGGCACGCTGCTGCTCGTCGTCGCCCTCGGCCTGACCGCCGCCCGCGCCCTGCCCCAGCCGGTCAGCCGCCGCACCGCGCTGGTGGCCGCCCCCGTCGCCATCAGCCTGCTGATGCTGTCCCTGCCCGTCCGCAACACCCTGTGGCTCGGCCAGACCAGCATCATCCCGGTCCTGCTCGTCCTGCTCGGCTGCTTCGCCGCCCACGGCCAGCGCACCAGCGGCCTGCTCATCGGCGTCGCTGCGGCGCTCCAGCCCACCCTGCTGCTGTTCACGCCCCTGCTGTGGTTCACCGGCCGCAGACGCGCCGCCCTCGCCACCGGTGTCACCTTCGCCGCCTGCACCGGGCTCGCCTGGGCGGCGATGCCGCACGACTCCTACCGCTACTGGGTCCACCACATGGCGGGCGTCGGCCTGGGCGGCCCGGCCGACGACCTCGCCAACCAGTCCCTGCACGGCGCCCTGCTCCGGCTCGGCCTGAACGGCCCCCTGGAGGTCGCGCTCTTCCTGTCGCTCGGCGCGGCCGTCGCCGTCTTGGCCCTGCGCCGGGCCGTGCGCTACTTCCGAGACGGCCAGCTGCTGCTCGCCGTCGCGATCACCGGCTGCGCCGCGCTCGTCGTCTCGCCCACGGCCTGGCAGCACCAGCTGCTGTGGGTGCTGCTCGCCGTCCCCGGACGGGTCGGCAGACGCGCCTCGGACCGGTACGTGTGGCCGGTCACCGTCGTCCTGGTCATGACCCTGCCGGCCAAGATGATCCTGCCGGACATGGCGTCCCTCACCTCCTTGCGGGACAACGTCGTCGTGCTGGCCGCGCTCGCCGCCGCCACCGCCGTGCCCTTTCTGTCCCGCACCTCGCCGTACTACCGGTCGCCGCTGCCGGTCGCGTACGCGCCCGCCGTCCCGGCCCGCTGGCGGCACGTGCCGCTGGTGCCGGCCCTGCGCCGGGTCCTCACCCGGCCCAACCTCCTCCTCGAACTGCTCCTCCTCCGCGTCACCTACGCCGCCTACTCCAAGGTCCGCCTCGCCGCCACCGGCGGCAGCAACTCGGCCGGGCGCGCCGAGGCCGAGGAGCACGGCAGGCAGATCCACGACCTCGAACGCGCCCTGCGGCTCGACATCGAGCACTGGGTCAACCACACCGTCGTCGGGATCGACTGGTTGCGGGACTTCTTCGACCACTACTACACGTCGTTCCACTTCGTGGTGCCGCTGGCCGTCCTCGCGGTCCTCTACGGGCGCCGCCCAGGCGACTACCGCTGGGCCCGCTCCGCCCTGGGCTTCGCCACCCTGCTCGCCCTGGTCGGCTTCTGGCTCTACCCCCTGGCCCCGCCCCGGCTGATGCCGACGCTCGGCTTCATCGACACCGTGCACGGCACGCAGGACTTCACCCAGCCGGACTACGGCACGCTCACCGCCCTCACCAACCAGTACGCGGCGATGCCGTCCCTGCACTTCGGCTGGGCGCTGTGGTGCGGCCTCGTGATCGCCGTCCTGGCGCAGAGGTGGTGGACGAAGGCGCTCGGCCTGCTGCATCCGCTGTGCACGGCCTGTGCGATCGTCGCGACGGCGAACCACTGGGTGCTCGACGCGGCCGGGGGAGCGCTGGTGGTCGCCGTGGGCTTCGGCCTCACCCACCTCCTCCAGGGCCCGCGGGCGCGCACGGTGACGGCGGCCGCCGAGGTCAGCAGCGGGAGTTCGGATCTGCGGAAGGACCGTACTCCGAGCTGA
- a CDS encoding GNAT family N-acetyltransferase: MTWTVTPEPYDSPVAAALWRAYYTEVSDRWYLLHEGRRTDPAELEREIAARPGADLAPPGGRLLVARYGGEPAGSAGVRQLDGTTAELTRVFLHPSMRGRGGAPLLVRAAEDAARALGAARIILDTRGDLVEARGLYARLGYRETGPHNDNPYAEHWFSKDLA; the protein is encoded by the coding sequence ATGACCTGGACCGTGACCCCGGAACCGTACGACTCCCCGGTCGCCGCCGCTCTGTGGCGGGCGTACTACACCGAGGTCAGCGACCGCTGGTACCTGCTGCACGAGGGGCGCCGGACCGACCCGGCCGAGCTGGAGCGGGAGATCGCCGCCCGGCCGGGTGCCGACCTCGCCCCGCCGGGCGGGCGGCTGCTCGTCGCCCGGTACGGCGGCGAGCCGGCCGGCAGCGCGGGCGTACGGCAACTGGACGGCACCACCGCCGAACTCACACGGGTGTTCCTGCACCCGTCGATGCGCGGCAGGGGCGGCGCCCCGCTCCTGGTCAGGGCGGCCGAGGACGCCGCACGCGCGCTCGGCGCCGCCCGGATCATCCTCGACACCCGCGGCGATCTCGTCGAGGCCCGCGGCCTCTACGCCCGCCTCGGCTACCGGGAGACCGGACCCCACAACGACAACCCGTACGCGGAGCACTGGTTCAGCAAGGACCTGGCCTGA
- a CDS encoding HAD-IA family hydrolase translates to MTATAVLTARALLLDMDGTLVNSDASVERVWRRWAERHGLDGDEVMKVVHGRQGYASMALLLPDRPMEHNHADNARMLAEETADTDGVVAIPGAPEFLASLRGLPHALVTSADVPLSTARMAAAGLEQPEVRVTAESVGASKPDPEGFLKGAAELGIAPADCVVFEDSGAGIAAGRAAGMTVVGIGPRAASHDPDVVVEDLTKVRVEPTADGTIRLHIG, encoded by the coding sequence ATGACGGCCACCGCCGTGCTCACCGCCCGCGCCCTCCTGCTGGACATGGACGGCACCCTCGTCAACTCGGACGCCTCGGTCGAACGCGTCTGGCGGCGCTGGGCCGAGCGTCACGGGCTCGACGGGGACGAGGTCATGAAGGTCGTCCACGGCCGGCAGGGCTACGCCTCGATGGCGCTGCTGCTGCCCGACCGGCCGATGGAGCACAACCACGCCGACAACGCCCGGATGCTCGCCGAGGAGACGGCCGACACGGACGGGGTCGTGGCGATTCCCGGGGCGCCGGAGTTCCTGGCCTCGCTGCGGGGGCTGCCGCACGCGCTGGTCACCTCCGCCGACGTGCCGCTCTCGACGGCGCGGATGGCCGCGGCCGGTCTGGAACAGCCCGAGGTGCGGGTGACCGCGGAGTCCGTCGGCGCCAGCAAGCCCGACCCCGAGGGCTTCCTGAAGGGCGCCGCCGAGCTGGGGATCGCCCCCGCGGACTGTGTGGTGTTCGAGGACTCCGGGGCCGGGATAGCGGCCGGGCGCGCCGCCGGGATGACGGTGGTCGGAATCGGGCCCCGGGCCGCCTCTCACGACCCGGACGTGGTGGTGGAGGACCTCACGAAGGTGCGCGTGGAGCCCACGGCGGACGGGACGATCCGCCTGCACATCGGGTGA
- a CDS encoding DUF1992 domain-containing protein: MTERKPPGVDFESWVDKQIRDAEARGEFDRLPGAGEPLPPEVESTYDELWWVKRKLAREGFSVLPPALALRKEAEDALEAALAAPSERIVRKIIDEINPKIREMMFKPPPGPPLGKKPYDVEDVVRQWRERRADR; this comes from the coding sequence ATGACCGAGCGAAAGCCACCAGGCGTCGACTTCGAGTCCTGGGTCGACAAGCAGATCCGTGACGCGGAGGCGCGCGGGGAGTTCGACCGGCTGCCCGGGGCGGGTGAACCGCTCCCGCCCGAGGTCGAGAGCACCTACGACGAACTGTGGTGGGTCAAGCGGAAGTTGGCCCGCGAGGGCTTCTCCGTCCTCCCACCGGCGCTGGCGCTGCGCAAGGAGGCGGAGGACGCGCTGGAGGCCGCGCTCGCGGCCCCCTCGGAGCGGATCGTCCGGAAGATCATCGACGAGATCAATCCCAAGATCCGCGAGATGATGTTCAAGCCGCCGCCCGGCCCCCCGCTGGGAAAGAAGCCGTACGACGTCGAGGACGTCGTACGGCAGTGGCGGGAGCGCCGGGCGGACCGGTGA
- a CDS encoding TMEM165/GDT1 family protein — MISLTVTAVVFGVVFLAELPDKTALAGLVLGTRYRASYVFAGVAAAFALHVALAVAAGSVLTLLPQQIVQALTGVLFLGGAAVLLLKKGEDEEEVRRPENQSFWKVSGAGFMLILVAEFGDLTQIMTANLAARYDDPLSVGLGAVLALWAVAGLGIVGGKALMKKVPLRLITQIAALVMLALGVWSLWEAVTG, encoded by the coding sequence TTGATCAGCCTGACCGTGACGGCCGTCGTCTTCGGTGTCGTCTTCCTCGCCGAACTGCCGGACAAGACCGCCCTCGCCGGCCTCGTCCTCGGCACCCGCTACCGCGCCTCCTACGTCTTCGCCGGTGTCGCCGCCGCCTTCGCGCTGCATGTCGCGCTCGCCGTCGCGGCCGGCAGTGTGCTGACGCTGCTGCCGCAGCAGATCGTGCAGGCCCTCACGGGCGTGCTCTTCCTGGGCGGGGCCGCGGTGCTGCTGCTGAAGAAGGGCGAGGACGAGGAGGAGGTCCGCCGGCCGGAGAACCAGTCCTTCTGGAAGGTCTCGGGCGCCGGATTCATGCTCATCCTGGTCGCCGAGTTCGGTGATCTGACCCAGATCATGACCGCGAACCTGGCCGCCCGCTACGACGACCCGCTCTCCGTCGGCCTGGGCGCGGTGCTCGCGCTGTGGGCCGTGGCCGGGCTCGGCATCGTCGGCGGCAAGGCGCTGATGAAGAAGGTGCCGCTGCGGCTGATCACGCAGATCGCGGCGCTGGTCATGCTGGCGCTCGGGGTGTGGAGCCTGTGGGAGGCCGTGACCGGTTGA
- a CDS encoding MDR family MFS transporter, translated as MAGDGNATTLKPQGADPREQVPGNVLVSIGALLLGMLLAALDQTIVSTALPTIVSDLGGLDHLSWVVTAYLLAATAATPLWGKLGDQYGRKRLFQTAIVIFLIGSALCGAAQDMAQLIAFRALQGLGGGGLIVLSMAIVGDLVPPRERGRYQGLFGAVFGATSVLGPLLGGLFTQHLSWRWVFYVNLPVGVVALAVIATVLHLPRKAQRHVIDYLGTLLIAAVATCLVLVASLGGTTWAWGSWQIVGLAVLGVVLAVAFVAVERRAAEPVLPLKLFRVRTFTLAAVISFVVGFAMFGAMTYLPTFLQVVQGISPTMSGVHMLPMVLGLLLASTASGQIVSRTGRWKVFPIAGTGVTTLGLLLLHQLDEHSSTAELSGFFFVFGLGLGLVMQVLVLIVQNAVPYEDLGVATSGATFFRSIGASFGVAVFGTVFAGRLGDQLTDAFRGAQLPPGVSVGTLEADPRGIAALPPGLRPPALHAYAVSITDVFLYAAPVALLGFVLAWFLKEDRLRGSVTAPDVTETLASNPVERSSYDEVCRALSVLGTRAGRREIYRKITARAGYDLLPATSWLLLRMRRYGSVEPGVLADVMPVPLTVIMEAARQAEVRRLAVRRGVDMVLTDQGREVAGRLAEAREESLAELLGDWWGPDRPTDLERLVRELNGELCGSRRERPYSARPTQERV; from the coding sequence ATGGCCGGGGACGGGAACGCCACCACACTGAAGCCCCAGGGCGCGGACCCCCGGGAGCAGGTACCGGGGAACGTCCTGGTCTCCATCGGCGCCCTGCTTCTCGGCATGCTGCTCGCCGCGCTCGACCAGACCATCGTGTCGACCGCGCTGCCCACGATCGTCAGCGATCTCGGCGGTCTGGATCACCTGTCCTGGGTGGTCACCGCGTACCTGCTGGCCGCGACCGCCGCCACCCCCCTGTGGGGCAAGCTCGGCGACCAGTACGGGCGCAAGAGGCTGTTCCAGACGGCGATCGTGATCTTCCTGATCGGGTCCGCGCTGTGCGGCGCCGCGCAGGACATGGCTCAGCTGATCGCGTTCCGGGCCCTGCAGGGCCTCGGCGGCGGCGGGCTGATCGTGCTGTCGATGGCAATCGTCGGCGATCTGGTCCCCCCTCGTGAACGCGGCCGCTACCAGGGGCTGTTCGGCGCCGTCTTCGGCGCGACCAGCGTGCTCGGACCGCTGCTCGGCGGTCTGTTCACCCAGCATCTGAGCTGGCGTTGGGTGTTCTACGTCAACCTGCCCGTCGGCGTCGTGGCGCTCGCGGTGATCGCGACCGTCCTGCACCTCCCGCGCAAGGCGCAACGGCACGTCATCGACTACCTCGGCACCCTCCTCATCGCCGCCGTCGCCACCTGCCTGGTGCTGGTCGCCTCGCTCGGCGGCACGACCTGGGCATGGGGGTCCTGGCAGATCGTCGGCCTCGCGGTCCTGGGCGTCGTCCTCGCCGTCGCCTTCGTGGCCGTCGAGCGGCGGGCCGCCGAACCCGTGCTGCCGCTCAAGCTGTTCCGCGTGCGGACCTTCACGCTCGCCGCCGTGATCAGTTTCGTCGTCGGGTTCGCCATGTTCGGCGCCATGACCTACCTGCCGACGTTCCTCCAGGTCGTGCAGGGCATCAGCCCGACCATGTCCGGCGTGCACATGCTGCCGATGGTGCTGGGCCTGCTGCTGGCCTCGACCGCCTCCGGGCAGATCGTCAGCCGCACAGGCCGCTGGAAGGTGTTCCCGATCGCCGGCACCGGCGTCACCACACTCGGGCTGCTCCTGCTCCACCAGCTCGACGAGCACAGCTCCACCGCCGAGCTGAGCGGCTTCTTCTTCGTCTTCGGGCTCGGTCTCGGCCTGGTGATGCAGGTCCTCGTGCTCATCGTGCAGAACGCCGTCCCCTACGAGGATCTGGGCGTGGCCACCTCCGGCGCGACCTTCTTCCGCTCCATCGGCGCCTCGTTCGGAGTCGCCGTCTTCGGCACGGTCTTCGCCGGCCGGCTCGGCGACCAGCTCACCGACGCCTTCCGGGGCGCACAACTCCCGCCCGGCGTCTCCGTGGGCACGCTGGAGGCCGACCCGCGCGGCATCGCCGCCCTGCCGCCCGGCCTGCGCCCACCGGCCCTGCACGCCTACGCCGTCTCCATCACGGACGTCTTCCTGTACGCGGCCCCCGTCGCGCTCCTCGGCTTCGTGCTGGCCTGGTTCCTGAAGGAGGACCGGCTGCGCGGCTCGGTCACCGCGCCCGACGTCACCGAGACCCTGGCCAGCAACCCCGTCGAGCGGTCCTCGTACGACGAGGTGTGCCGCGCGCTGTCGGTGCTGGGCACCCGCGCGGGGCGGCGCGAGATCTACCGGAAGATCACCGCCCGGGCGGGCTACGACCTGCTGCCCGCGACGAGCTGGCTGCTGCTGCGGATGCGGCGCTACGGCTCCGTGGAGCCGGGCGTGCTGGCCGACGTCATGCCCGTGCCCCTGACCGTGATCATGGAAGCCGCCCGGCAGGCCGAGGTGCGCCGCCTCGCCGTGCGCCGGGGCGTCGACATGGTCCTGACCGACCAGGGACGCGAGGTCGCCGGCCGGCTGGCCGAGGCCCGCGAGGAGTCCCTCGCCGAGCTGCTCGGCGACTGGTGGGGGCCGGACCGGCCGACCGACCTGGAGCGGCTCGTGCGGGAGCTGAACGGCGAACTGTGCGGATCCCGGCGCGAGCGGCCGTACAGCGCGCGCCCCACGCAGGAGCGGGTCTGA
- the cpt gene encoding chloramphenicol phosphotransferase CPT — MTTDVIVLNGGSSSGKSGIVRCLQEVLPGPWMAFGVDSFVEALPAKLRDSDSGITFTADGGVSVGAEFRALEAAWTEGIAAMARAGAGIIVDEVFLGGPASRQRWEKALSGLAVLWVGVRCDGEVAAGREIARGDRIRGMAASQARSVHEGLSYDVEVDTTHTESLECARTIAARATQTPSPQR, encoded by the coding sequence GTGACTACTGACGTGATCGTTCTCAACGGCGGTTCGAGCTCGGGCAAGTCCGGGATCGTCCGGTGCCTGCAAGAGGTCCTGCCCGGCCCGTGGATGGCCTTCGGTGTCGACTCGTTCGTGGAGGCGCTGCCCGCGAAGTTGCGGGACTCCGACAGCGGCATCACTTTCACGGCCGACGGCGGCGTGAGCGTGGGCGCGGAGTTCCGGGCTCTGGAGGCGGCCTGGACCGAGGGCATCGCAGCCATGGCACGCGCCGGCGCCGGGATCATCGTCGACGAGGTCTTCCTCGGGGGCCCGGCGTCCCGGCAGCGGTGGGAGAAGGCGCTGTCCGGACTCGCCGTGCTGTGGGTCGGCGTCCGGTGTGACGGCGAGGTCGCCGCGGGCCGCGAGATCGCCCGGGGAGACCGGATCCGCGGCATGGCCGCGTCACAGGCCCGGAGCGTGCACGAGGGCCTGAGCTACGACGTAGAGGTGGACACGACACACACCGAGTCCCTGGAGTGCGCGCGCACCATCGCGGCCCGAGCGACACAGACACCCTCGCCCCAGAGGTGA
- the proP gene encoding glycine betaine/L-proline transporter ProP, whose amino-acid sequence MSTASVAAPASLMKTRTAKTPDPTVTDPALVRRAVKAAALGNAMEWFDFGVYSYIAVTLGKVFFPSGNPTAQLLSTFGAFAAAFLVRPLGGMVFGPLGDRVGRQKVLAVTMIMMAAGTFAIGLIPSYATIGVGAPILLLVARLVQGFSTGGEYAGASTFIAEYAPDKRRGFLGSWLEFGTLAGYIGGAGLVTIMTALLSADDLTSWGWRIPFLIAGPMGIIGLYLRLRLEETPAFAAEVEKAENNRPKTPLREMVTGQWRALLLCVGLVLVFNVTDYMLLSYMPSYLTGQLHYDETHGLLVVLGVMAVMMIAQPFAGALTDRVGRRPVIATGCAGFLLLSVPALLLIRQGSLLAVALGMGALGLLLVCFTASMPSALPALFPTKVRYGSLSIGFNVSVSLFGGTTPLVVTALIGATGNMMMPAYYMMAAAVIGGFAVWRMAESAGRPLPGSAPSVAGRHAG is encoded by the coding sequence TTGTCGACTGCCTCAGTCGCCGCCCCCGCGTCCCTCATGAAGACCCGCACAGCGAAGACCCCCGACCCCACCGTCACCGACCCCGCGCTCGTCAGGCGCGCCGTGAAGGCGGCCGCGCTGGGCAACGCGATGGAGTGGTTCGACTTCGGCGTCTACAGCTACATCGCGGTCACCCTGGGCAAGGTTTTCTTCCCCTCGGGCAATCCCACCGCCCAGTTGCTCTCCACGTTCGGCGCCTTCGCCGCGGCCTTCCTGGTCCGCCCCCTCGGCGGCATGGTCTTCGGTCCGCTCGGCGACCGCGTCGGCCGCCAGAAGGTCCTCGCCGTCACCATGATCATGATGGCGGCGGGCACCTTCGCGATCGGTCTGATCCCGTCGTACGCGACGATCGGTGTCGGCGCGCCGATCCTGCTCCTGGTGGCCCGCCTCGTGCAGGGCTTCTCCACCGGCGGTGAGTACGCGGGCGCCTCCACGTTCATCGCCGAGTACGCCCCCGACAAACGGCGCGGCTTCCTCGGCAGCTGGCTGGAGTTCGGCACGCTCGCCGGTTACATCGGCGGCGCCGGCCTGGTCACGATCATGACCGCCCTGCTCTCCGCCGACGACCTGACCTCCTGGGGCTGGCGCATCCCGTTCCTGATCGCGGGCCCGATGGGCATCATCGGCCTCTACCTGCGGCTGCGCCTGGAGGAGACCCCGGCGTTCGCGGCCGAGGTGGAAAAGGCGGAGAACAACCGCCCGAAGACGCCGCTGCGCGAGATGGTCACCGGACAGTGGCGCGCGCTGCTGCTCTGCGTCGGCCTGGTGCTGGTCTTCAACGTCACCGACTACATGCTGCTGTCGTACATGCCGAGCTACCTGACCGGTCAGCTCCACTACGACGAGACGCACGGCCTGCTCGTCGTCCTCGGCGTGATGGCCGTGATGATGATCGCCCAGCCGTTCGCCGGCGCGCTGACCGACCGCGTCGGCCGGCGCCCCGTGATCGCCACCGGCTGCGCGGGCTTCCTGCTGCTCTCCGTCCCGGCCCTGCTGCTGATCCGCCAGGGCAGCCTGCTCGCGGTCGCGCTCGGCATGGGCGCCCTCGGCCTGCTGCTGGTCTGCTTCACGGCGTCGATGCCCTCGGCGCTGCCGGCGCTGTTCCCGACGAAGGTCCGCTACGGCTCGCTGTCGATCGGCTTCAACGTCTCGGTGTCCCTGTTCGGCGGCACGACCCCGCTGGTGGTGACGGCCCTGATCGGCGCCACCGGGAACATGATGATGCCCGCGTACTACATGATGGCCGCGGCCGTGATCGGCGGTTTCGCGGTGTGGCGCATGGCGGAGTCGGCGGGGCGCCCGCTGCCCGGCTCGGCGCCCTCGGTGGCGGGTCGACACGCCGGGTGA
- a CDS encoding O-methyltransferase: MSESHVWDEVDAYFTAHLAPDDEALAAALRDSDAAGLPHINVAGNQGKLLQLLAQIQGARHILEIGTLGGYSTIWLGRALPADGRLVSLEYDPRHAEVALRNIARAGLDKLVEVRVGPALESLPELADENPPPFDLVFIDADKANNPHYVEWAIKLTSTGSLIVLDNVVRGGRVVDADSTAPDVTGTRTAIELIAGHPRLSGTAIQTVGMKGYDGFALARVLA; encoded by the coding sequence ATGAGCGAGTCGCACGTCTGGGACGAGGTCGACGCCTACTTCACCGCCCACCTCGCCCCGGACGACGAAGCCCTGGCGGCCGCCCTGCGGGACAGCGACGCCGCCGGGCTTCCGCACATCAACGTCGCCGGGAACCAGGGCAAGCTCCTCCAGCTCCTCGCTCAGATCCAGGGCGCCCGCCACATCCTGGAGATCGGCACGCTCGGCGGCTACAGCACCATCTGGCTGGGCCGCGCCCTGCCCGCCGACGGGCGGCTGGTCTCCCTGGAGTACGACCCCCGGCATGCCGAGGTCGCCCTCCGCAACATCGCCCGCGCCGGCCTGGACAAGCTGGTCGAGGTGCGGGTCGGCCCGGCCCTGGAGTCGCTGCCCGAGCTGGCGGACGAGAACCCGCCCCCGTTCGACCTGGTCTTCATCGACGCCGACAAGGCCAACAACCCGCACTACGTGGAGTGGGCGATCAAGCTCACCAGCACCGGCAGCCTGATCGTCCTCGACAACGTCGTACGGGGCGGCCGGGTCGTCGACGCGGACAGCACCGCCCCGGACGTAACGGGCACCCGCACCGCGATCGAGCTGATCGCCGGCCATCCGAGGCTGAGCGGCACCGCGATCCAGACGGTGGGCATGAAGGGCTACGACGGATTCGCGCTGGCCCGCGTGCTGGCGTGA